The Candidatus Eisenbacteria bacterium genome includes a window with the following:
- a CDS encoding RluA family pseudouridine synthase, producing the protein MSRPCRSQAPERARRPGRAKPVVRIRQPGPAEVALRLPRIAQGRCPVRHRLPVEAELSGQRLDRFLAEALPAHSRSRWQLVIDAGGVSVDGRPAMAGLRLKAGQVVEAEEPEVVGGTIEPEAMDLAVVYEDEELLVVDKPAGLVVHPGAGRRGGTLANALAHRFKDLPVAGGADRPGIVHRLDKDTSGLMLVARTERTHRALSRALAERRVERRYWGMVWGDPGETGQVDEPMGRDPRSRVRMAVVSTGRTASTRFRRTEAYGFASELELALGTGRTHQIRVHLAHIRHPVVGDPTYGGVEPRAAGVPLALRPVLTAAAKRLGRQALHAMRLRFQHPLGDGMLEFESPLPADLEVLRTAFRALLPAR; encoded by the coding sequence ATGAGCCGGCCCTGCCGGTCGCAGGCCCCGGAGCGGGCCCGGCGGCCGGGACGGGCGAAGCCGGTGGTCCGCATCCGGCAGCCGGGACCGGCGGAAGTGGCGCTCCGCCTCCCGCGGATCGCCCAGGGGAGGTGCCCGGTGCGTCACCGCCTGCCGGTGGAAGCGGAGCTTAGCGGCCAGCGGCTCGACCGCTTCCTGGCCGAGGCCCTGCCGGCCCACTCGCGCTCGCGCTGGCAGCTGGTGATTGACGCCGGCGGGGTGAGCGTGGACGGTCGTCCGGCCATGGCGGGCCTCCGGCTCAAGGCCGGCCAGGTGGTGGAGGCGGAGGAGCCCGAGGTCGTCGGCGGCACCATCGAGCCCGAGGCCATGGACCTCGCGGTGGTCTACGAGGACGAGGAACTGCTGGTGGTGGACAAGCCCGCCGGGCTGGTGGTGCACCCCGGCGCGGGGCGCCGCGGCGGCACGCTGGCCAACGCGCTGGCGCACCGATTCAAGGACCTGCCGGTGGCCGGTGGGGCCGACCGGCCGGGCATCGTGCACCGCCTGGACAAGGACACCTCGGGGCTGATGCTGGTGGCGCGCACCGAGCGCACCCACCGAGCCCTGAGCCGGGCCCTGGCCGAGCGCCGGGTGGAGCGCCGCTACTGGGGCATGGTGTGGGGCGATCCCGGGGAAACCGGCCAGGTGGACGAGCCCATGGGGCGCGACCCCCGCTCCCGGGTGCGCATGGCGGTGGTGTCCACCGGGCGGACCGCTTCGACCCGGTTTCGGCGGACCGAGGCGTACGGCTTCGCATCCGAACTGGAATTGGCCCTGGGCACGGGCCGCACGCACCAGATCCGCGTGCACCTGGCCCACATCCGTCACCCGGTGGTGGGCGATCCCACCTACGGCGGGGTGGAGCCCCGCGCGGCCGGGGTGCCGCTGGCCCTCCGACCGGTGCTCACGGCGGCGGCGAAGCGGCTGGGCCGACAGGCGCTGCACGCCATGCGGCTGAGGTTTCAGCACCCGCTCGGGGATGGTATGCTGGAGTTCGAGTCCCCGCTTCCCGCGGACCTGGAGGTGCTGCGCACCGCCTTCCGGGCCCTGTTGCCGGCCAGATGA
- a CDS encoding TraR/DksA C4-type zinc finger protein, translated as MEKKKVVAARKTPAGKVSVKVEKKAPAKKAPPAPAAEKPFTEEELRHFEELLKQRLRDAGAEMEHLEETVLNTTPRDAAGDLSAYSFHMADLGTDAMEREMAFQKAAKEGGAIKELREALKRLYRGEYGLCESCTLRIARPRLEAVPEARLCITCKEKEERRQRMMRE; from the coding sequence ATGGAAAAGAAGAAAGTGGTGGCGGCCCGCAAGACCCCCGCCGGCAAGGTCTCGGTGAAGGTGGAGAAGAAGGCCCCGGCGAAGAAGGCCCCGCCGGCGCCGGCGGCCGAAAAGCCGTTCACCGAGGAAGAGCTCCGTCACTTCGAGGAGCTGCTCAAGCAGCGCCTGCGCGACGCGGGCGCCGAGATGGAGCACCTGGAGGAGACCGTCCTCAACACCACGCCGCGCGACGCCGCCGGCGACCTGTCCGCGTACTCCTTCCACATGGCCGACCTGGGCACCGACGCCATGGAGCGCGAAATGGCGTTCCAGAAGGCGGCCAAGGAGGGCGGGGCGATCAAGGAGCTGCGCGAGGCGCTGAAGCGGCTCTACCGCGGCGAGTACGGATTGTGCGAGTCGTGCACCCTGCGCATCGCCCGTCCCAGGCTGGAGGCCGTGCCGGAGGCGCGGCTGTGCATCACCTGCAAGGAGAAGGAAGAGCGACGCCAGCGGATGATGCGCGAGTAG